The sequence CCTCGTCATCTAGAGTCACTAGCCCTCAATGTTGGCAGCACCTATGGTTTCGCCGTTGCTAACCCCATGGGCGACACCACCAAGGCCATCTTTGGCACGATTGCACCATCCATCCACCCCGGTCGATCTTGCCGCTAGTGGCTTCGTCGTTGCTATACCCATGGGCGAGCCACTCGTTGCACTACAGTAATCTGCCACAGCAGATAAATCGATGACCACTAGTAGCAGTGTGAGCAAGGCACTCTGGACAACCTGGTGCTCTCAAGTGACAGCACACTGACGCTACAATCATTCGTCAACGTTGGGATTTCAAGGACTGTAACCATGGCCACCACTTGCAGCTCAAGGATGAGCTGCCCAAAATGAGGGGCCAAACGTCATGTCCAGCTCATTAGGGCCCATCTGGGCTGGTGCACTGTTCATGTGTATCTATTGTTCACGTGAACAATAACCTTGTGCGTAGTAGTCGTGTGGCCTTAGGATTCTTTTGTtatttagagataagattagattGGTTTATTTCCTTAATTTTAGAGATTTGTTCCTTAAGCGTCAAGTCATCCCACCATCTATATAAGGAGGATTGTATCGGTATTCATTAAGCAAGAAATATATTCGAGTCCTTAGCGTCTCATCTATCCCTACCCTTGTTGTGCAGCCACCGGGTACTAGCAGTCCGCCATGGTCGTGCTACTTGGGTTCAGGGCCATCTAAAGTATGCTCATGACACCCTACTCCTACCCAACCCACCATAAGAAGACATGTTCCGTAAGGAAGAAGAACCGGGTGCCAGCTCAGTTCGATGAAATTTAATGGAGGCCAACATCGACTGGGCAAGCGAGAACTAAAGGCTTAAAAAATGACAGCCCAATTCATCCAGCCCTAACGGAAGCCTCCTTGCGACCTTGCACAACAAAGCAGCAAACAGCAGTATAATAAGTGCTGCGAGACTGATAAACCAAGCAGTGGCACGGTGAGGAGGGGCAGTGGGCGCAACCAGGGCATGTGGGGCCGAGCATGGCATGGCGAGCGGCCAGGGAGGCGTACTCCAGGATCTTGTAGGTCGTCTTGACTACATGCTACTATGTATCCATACAGGCGTGAACTGGTCCTGTGACTACATGATACTATGTATCCATAGTTCCATATAGGCATGAACTGATAGCCTTCAGGCTTCAGCACTGCACTTCTACTAGTTCTCAAAGTTTAGCTTGCCTGAATGCATTCACAATTCAATTAGACTTTGAGCAAGAGAGAAATTGAGCAAGATGGAGTGCAACTCTAAGAAAACTTCATGGACTTAATTTGGAAAAAATTTTATATGCCAATGCAAAGAATCCAAATATTTTATATGCCATCTCAATGCATTGTATCTCACATATGCCACCATAAACAGAGGAAAACATGTTTTCATGCCATGACCATGAGAATCTGTTAGGCATCCACCTTATCCATTGTAAGATTTTCGAAAAAATGATGGGCCTACCCAGCCCAAGTTCAGGTGCATCTGCTCACTTAAGACAAGCACCACAAGCAATCAACTACTCAAAGTGGCAGGAAAGGGGacaaccaaagaaaaaaagtttATTAGTCTAGCGTAATCTAGGCTTTTTCTTGCCAATTAGAACACGAACTATTTTGAGATGTTAAATAGCACACTATTTACTCCTAGCTTGTAGCGCTACTAAGGGCAAAGGGAATGCAATCACAGGAATACCAAAGGCTAGAAGTCAAACACCAAAATGTCAGGCCTCACTCTTGCCCCATTTGTACCTTGCAGTTTCTACCATCTATCCCTTTTTCTTGACTAAATACATCACACAATATTAGGGTACATACAGCAATTTCTAGGAGGGAAACTTCCCATTTAACGCTAGCCAACATTGTAGCCAGTGTATTCATATCTTTTCTCATCAGGCAGTGACGCTGTTTGCCCTCCATCTGCTCATAGTGGCATGAAAACAAATTCGTTTTGACGTGTTTTATATGGCATACACAAGATAAGCTACCTTGCGATGGCATATAAAATACTGGTAGTCTTTGCAATGGCATATAGAAAATACTCCTAATTAATTTGGATGCGCTGAACTTCAGAAGGTTTGTGCCCAAGTTTAAGCAATGCACTGCAATCGATAACTAACATCCTATAGTttggtaaaaatattttctaatttGTAGAGAAAAACATGCGGTACTGTTATTCATTTCTACCGTTCTACTGCATGGAAAGCATGAAAAAAATGGAACCTTAGTCCTGGATACAACCCATGGAAGGAAGAGTAAAAAGTTAGAACAACAAGTCAACAACAGACTGCAAGGGAGTTGATAAAGTTAAGTGTTTTGGAATATTCATGTATAACAAGAATTTGTTGAAGTACATAAGGTTAATAAATGAATTtgttggaattttcttttggtCAGAGGTTTTGGACGAACTTATTGGTTGTACTGACCGGAGAGTAAATGGAATGGGTAAGAATAACATTTTCCTAAGAGGAAACCATTTGGTAAGATAAATTATGTTGTCAACATCATAAACAAACTTAAGGAAGCCAATATTGTTTTGTGATCTCAAATTCACAGCTACCCTATCCTTTTCTCTCCATCTTCTCTACATCTAGTCATGCAACAATTTTGTAGAGATGCACCTTTTAACAGTGAGCTACTAATGCTTACACAACATCAGATtgcattgtgatttgtgaaagATGCCCCTCTAGGCCACAGGAAATCTTAAGAACTCAAATTCTTCATTTTTCTGCAGTACCATTCTTATTCAATAACTAAGACTTTTAAGAACCAAACTCTCACCAGTGTCAGCAATGTTACAGCTATTTTTAAAATGACAAGCTGTTCATTTCCCTCATTCCACTTGCAACTAATGCAATATATTTGATTATCTATTTGACTTTGCTAGCGCGATCCCAATTAGGACtacaaaagaagagaaaacttGTACAGAAACATCAACTTCAACCAGAAACTCACCAATCTGCGCACAGTGCAGAAGAGCCTGCCCAAGCCCAGGCGCCCTGGTGGTGAGCCCCCACTGGTCCCGGCAGTAGCGTACGCCCTCCCACACGGCAACGCTAGCCAGCATCCCCAGCAGCGCCATCGGCATACGGTACCTGCCCACAGAACCATCAGCTAGCTGCTTTGAGAAAAAGGGAAGGATTGAGGGGCAGAGAATACTTACAGGCAGCATGCGAAGACGAGGATGGAGAGCGCGGCGTAGTTGCGCGCGTATCGCCGGACGTTCTCCTGGACGCGGAGCCTAGCCTGCGTGGGGGTCGGGGGCCACGAGTAGGACGCGGCGCCAGGGGGACCGAGGAAGGCGAGTGACCAGGAGGGGGTGGGCGCGGCGAGGTCGGCGGCGGAGAGGCGCGCGAAGGGGTTGAGCGCGAGGAGCGAGGCGAGGGTGCGGGCGAAGGCGAGGACGGCGGCAGCGACGCCAGCGGAGGAGGggttggtggcggcggcggaggtggtggagggggcGGAGGCGGTGGCAGCGGAGG is a genomic window of Phragmites australis chromosome 17, lpPhrAust1.1, whole genome shotgun sequence containing:
- the LOC133897422 gene encoding PRA1 family protein H → MASSSFKPNPLSLSVPDPALDRWLRESGYLDLLDSTTTASAATASAPSTTSAAATNPSSAGVAAAVLAFARTLASLLALNPFARLSAADLAAPTPSWSLAFLGPPGAASYSWPPTPTQARLRVQENVRRYARNYAALSILVFACCLYRMPMALLGMLASVAVWEGVRYCRDQWGLTTRAPGLGQALLHCAQIATAIVLYVCNLQFALVYAIGLSYAVMMLHASLRKLTPTSLPNPGNKNRRAHPKRS